Proteins from one Bombus pascuorum chromosome 15, iyBomPasc1.1, whole genome shotgun sequence genomic window:
- the LOC132914682 gene encoding MIP18 family protein galla-1, with protein sequence MLSFLRKISLGGKIRDGVPTNDEMEAVEGYLDAKNQSLISQSDTELKESVYDLLRTIKDPEKPQTLEQLDVVYEDCVEILRQTPKGVSVIRIEFNPTVPHCSLATLIGLCIRVKLERHLVALFKLDIYIRKGAHSTEQEINKQINDKERIAAAMENPNLRELVEKCIQEEE encoded by the exons ATGTTGtcatttttacgaaaaatttcaCTGGGGGGAAAGATAAGAGATGGTGTGCCGACGAACGACGAAATGGAGGCTGTTGAAGGATATCTGGATGCGAAAAACCAAAGTTTGATCTCGCAGTCTGACACTGAGCTAAAGGAGTCCGTTTATG ATTTGTTAAGGACAATCAAGGATCCAGAGAAACCACAAACGTTGGAGCAATTGGACGTTGTTTATGAAGACTGTGTTGAGATTTTGAGGCAAACTCCCAAAGGAGTTTCTGTAATTCGCATTGAATTCAATCCAACAGTGCCCCATTGTTCTCTGGCAACACTGATTGGCTTATGCATTAGAGTGAAATTAGAGCGTCATTTAGTAGCCCTTTTTAAACTAGATATATACATTAGGAAAGGTGCACACTCTACAGAACAAGAAA taaataaacaaataaacgaTAAGGAAAGAATCGCAGCTGCCATGGAAAATCCTAACTTGAGAGAATTGGTGGAGAAATGTATTCAAGAAGAAGAGTGA